Within the Salarias fasciatus chromosome 2, fSalaFa1.1, whole genome shotgun sequence genome, the region ataataataatgcttttatgttttgttttctttcgaGTGACTGCTATTCGttgtttcgctgtttgttttgttaattattggtttttttaattaattaatttattttttaattactgttcCTCGTGTCCGGATGGTTTTCCTGCCCTGTAAAGCTTTTTGGCCACGCGCCTCATTCCAACGTGACATATAAATTTGACAGTTTCCTTTGACAGTTTGGTAGAGCATTTACGGtaaaagggggcggggctaaccTTGAACCAGGAAGTGATCGCTCCGTGTTTACATGTGAGCCGCTTCacgtggaggaggagaagcagcaggaggaggaacatgtCTTCCAAGAAGAGCAGGAGTAAAGCTAAAAGAGCGGCTGAGGACGGATCTCCGGCCCAGTCGGCCCTGAAgacccccccggacccccgCAGCCCGcagaccccctcctccaccccgggAGGCTCCAGCAGAAACTTCACTGTCATCGACTTCGTAGAAAAGGGTGAGAAGGAGTGATCGGGAGCTCTGGATTGagcagttcttcttctttttcttcctccagtgAGGATAACCTGATTCTCTCTGAGCAGTTTGAAAGTCTGGATTGAAAACCAGGTCCTGATGAGGGCGGAGAACCAGGGGTAGGGGTAGGGGCCAGGCAGTCCGAGGATCTTTGAAGCCCTCATTCATTTCATCACCTGATCCCACTGGATTCCACTGTCAGGTTTACTGATTCATGAGGACAGATTACTGCTGGAGCCAGTGATCCACCTCTGTGGATCTGGACGGGGGACGGTCCGGTTTACTGAGCCCACCATGGAGGAGACGTCACTGACactccaccaggaccagaaggtCCTGCTCCATGGACTCAATATGGATCCAGGTCCTGGAGCAACAGCAGAGACCACCGGGGCTCCGGATAGAGGACTGGACCAGACCCCAGTACTCCAAGGTCCTGTTTTCACGAGACTACATTTAGCCCTTCGTTTGCCGATCCAGGTCCCAGAGTGTAGCGAGGTCCAGAATCTAGACAGGTCCAGTGTGGGGTCTCACCAGGACCCCTGCTGGTTTCACCAGAATATTTTAGAGTCCATCAGGCCTTCCTGAGCTGAGGAACTCTGCGGAGATCCAGCAGGATCCGGCTCCCTGAATGACTCCAGTCTCAACTGCAGACTCAGCTGAAGCCTAGAGGGTCTCTGAAGAGACCAGATGAGACCTGAAGAGACCCCACATCCAAGAAGATGAGATGAGGCTGGACCACTGGCTGGTTCCCTCCATGTGGACCTCAGACCGggccccagacccccaccctGTTGAGGCAGTAGTTCACTCTGGGGGCCTGGACCCAGTACTGATACCAAACTGTGTGCTGTTCATGGACGAACCCTTCAGGAAACGAGTCCTTgttaaaaccttttttcttAAACAGTCTCGtgtgattttcatgttttctgagaTCCTGGATTTTGGGTTTTCATTAGCTGTGAGAAAtaatcaatcagtcagtcaatgAGTCTGAGAAACCTCCGCCTGTGTGGAGGAATCTGTATGTCAGGTTTCTCTTTATGGACTGAATCATTAAAACAAATCCTCTTCAGTGATCGCCTGATTCATTGAGACGCTTCTGAATCCTGAAACCATCCAGTCCTTTCTGTCTTcacctctcttctcctctccgtCTGTTTCTTTCCGTTCTCCTCAGCGGACGATAAAACCCCCAGAACCTGCAGGTCCAGGCTGGCCCAGCTGAGCCTGGGTTCCATGAAGGCGTGCGGTGCGAGCATCGGGAGGCCGGTTCTGCTGACGAGCCGGACGGGCCATCAGGAGGTACCGTCGCTCTGCGGCTCCTTGCTCTGAAACCTGGACTGCTGCTGACCGTTCTGTCCCGGTTCTGTCCCGGTTCTGTCCCGGTTCTGCCCGTCAGGTGTGTCTGGGATGGCCTGCCGCCACGTTTCCAGCGGGGAAGGTGGGCCTTCAGAAACCCGCTCAGAAGAACCTGCGGGTGACGGGTGGAGACGAGGTGACGGTGCAGCCCGTCACCGGCCCGGTGCTGCAGGCTGACCGGCTGCTGCTCAGCTTCAGGTCTGGACGCCTCTAGCTTTCTGAGGAATACTGGACGAATACCGACGGTTTTACTGCAGATGTTCTGTAAAAGTCTAATTTCATCACCGCattgagaaaaggaaaaaacacatgaaCTGCCTTTGACAGACATGGTGGTCGTCCTTGGgtttttggttgtgttttgagttaatgctgccatctgctggtggaAACATGTAATTGCAGCTCAAATGGCAGAAACGTTCCTAAACAGAATCGAATGAAGGTTTGGgacctgtggtgtgtgttcaggtccgGAGACGACCGGCTGGACTCAGACGACTTCAGGGACTTCCTGCTGCGGTCTGTGGGTCAGTACGGACtctcaggttcaggttcagatcGTGGTTGGCGCGGTGCTCTGCTGGTTCAGAATGACTCCAGACCGGTTTCTGTCCCGTCGCAGCTGGAGCCATCGTCCTTCCAGGAAACGCCCTGTCCCTCTCTTACTTCGGCCGCTCCTGCAGCCTGCGGGTGGAGAGCGTGGGAGGACCGGGTGGAGCGACCCTCCAGAGACCGGCGGCCCCCCCCGACACAGAGCGCTCCTCTGTGCTGGACTCTGTGCTGGACTCCACCTCTGCAGACCTGAGTCTGCAGCTCAGCAcgctcagtgtgaaggaccagGAAGAGCCTGGAGAACCTGGGCCTGGAGAGCCTGGAGGACCCCCAGAACCTTGTCCTGCAGAACTCACAGAACCCAATCCTGCAGAGCCTGGAGAAGCTGGGCCggcagatcctgcagaacccagTGCTGCAGGCCCCAGTCCTACAGCCAGCACCCCCCGACGCCCggacccccctcccctcccgtccCCGTCCTGGCCCGGCGGCCCGCCGTTCAGCTCCCAGAGTCCCGGTGCAGGACCGGAGGCCGACCCGGAGAGCTGGGTCTGCTCAGAGCAGGCAGCAGAACCTTCcactgcgccccctgctggggctTTAAGTACAGACACCTTCTACTgcctctcttcctccaccaaAGTCCTCTTTAGGTCCGGGCCGGAGCAGACGGACGCGGACGCGGAGGCCgaaaggtcaaaggtgacgTACGGCATGATCGGCGGGCTGAGCAGCCAGCTGGAGGTCATCAGAGAGACCATCGAGCTTCCTCTGAAGCAGCCGCAGCTCTTCTCCACCTACGGTAGGTCAGGTCTGATGGAGACCGGGACCCGGGACCGGTCCTCCTCAGGGGTCTGATGGGTCTTCCTCCTCAGGCATCCCCCCTCCGAGAGGAGTCCTCCTCTACGGACCTCCGGGAACCGGAAAGACCATGATCGGACGAGCCGTCGCCAACGAGGTCGGCGCTCACATGACGGTGATCAACGGTCCGGAGATCATGAGCAAGTACGGACAGGAAGCAAGGCCGCGGTCCGTCCCACGGTTCCACGTGAAGCGCCGCCTGAAGCAGACGTTCTCCTGTGTTCTCAGGTTCTACGGTGAAACTGAAGCCCGGCTCCGGCAGATCTTCGCAGACGCGTCTCAGAGGTAAACAGGAGGAAGACTGCTGAGAGACACGGACTtggggtcaggaggtcacaggtttgaatcccacagctgacatGTGACCGCTGTGcgtccctgagcatgacccttgacccccatcagctcctgGAGCGCCACCATGTGGCTGTAGCTCCACATCGTAGAAACTGGAACTTCTCCAAGAGGAGTGATAACGCCCAGTTCAGTTTAGTCCAGAATAGCCCAGTCCACTCCAgttcagtccagtccagtccagtccagtccagttaAGTCCAGTCCACTCCAGTCCACTCCAGTCCACTCCAGTCCACTCCAGTCCactccagtccagtccagttaAGTCAGGTCCAGTTTAGCTgtggtccagtccagtccagaccagttCAGTCCAGCtggtttctctcctccaggcagcCGGCCATCATCTTCATTGACGAGCTGGATGCTTTGTGTTCGAAGAGAGACGGAGCTCAGAACGAGGTGGAGAAACGGGTGGTGGCGTCTCTCCTGACTCTGATGGACGGCATCGGCTCTGTAAGTATCCTGAAGTCTGAGAATCCACCCAGAGGTCCTGGAGAACGCCCTGCAGAACAGAACCTTGTTCACGTAGCCGTAAATTGATCCAAATTGATCCAAACTCTTCGGTCTGGTTTCTGGGTTCCAGCTGTTCCTTAAGAACGTTTCATGCTCTGTTCTCAGGAGGGTCACTCGggtcaggtcctggtcctgggggcCACCAACCGGCCCCACGCCCTGGACCCGGCCCTCCGCAGGCCGGGACGCTTCGACAAGGAGCTGGAGGTAGGAACACTGCGGCAGCATGGCGGTCCGCTGGGAAGGAACCTGATCCGGTTCTGGTGTTTCCGCTGCAGGTCGGCGTTCCCACCGCCGCCGAGCGAGTCGACATCCTCAGGAAGCGGCTAAGTTCGATGCCCTGCAGCGTGAGCGGCGAGGAGCTGACGCGACTGGCCGACGCCGCTCACGGATACGTCGGGGCAGACCTGGCAGCTGTGTGCAAAGAAGCAGGTGAGTAAACCACTGCACCATGACCGGGAAACAAACCAGGAAATGAAGCCATGTTTCACAGTGAGACGAAGCTGATGTGCTGCAGATTTCACTTCATTCACACTGACTGCTCACATCCTCAGGTTATCCAGATTATCTGAGCCACATCAGATTATCATGAGATGAAACTACTGAAACCTTTCTTTCCATCGATTCtcttcaactgaaaacacacaataaatcaGAACAGCGCTGCAACGTCCTGCTTTCTCCAAGGTGGCGTCCTGCTTCCTCCAGAGTGACGtccttttttcctccagagcgacgtccttttttcctccagagcagcgtcctgctTCCTCTAGAGCGGCGT harbors:
- the LOC115396912 gene encoding ATPase family protein 2 homolog, whose protein sequence is MSSKKSRSKAKRAAEDGSPAQSALKTPPDPRSPQTPSSTPGGSSRNFTVIDFVEKADDKTPRTCRSRLAQLSLGSMKACGASIGRPVLLTSRTGHQEVCLGWPAATFPAGKVGLQKPAQKNLRVTGGDEVTVQPVTGPVLQADRLLLSFRSGDDRLDSDDFRDFLLRSVAGAIVLPGNALSLSYFGRSCSLRVESVGGPGGATLQRPAAPPDTERSSVLDSVLDSTSADLSLQLSTLSVKDQEEPGEPGPGEPGGPPEPCPAELTEPNPAEPGEAGPADPAEPSAAGPSPTASTPRRPDPPPLPSPSWPGGPPFSSQSPGAGPEADPESWVCSEQAAEPSTAPPAGALSTDTFYCLSSSTKVLFRSGPEQTDADAEAERSKVTYGMIGGLSSQLEVIRETIELPLKQPQLFSTYGIPPPRGVLLYGPPGTGKTMIGRAVANEVGAHMTVINGPEIMSKFYGETEARLRQIFADASQRQPAIIFIDELDALCSKRDGAQNEVEKRVVASLLTLMDGIGSEGHSGQVLVLGATNRPHALDPALRRPGRFDKELEVGVPTAAERVDILRKRLSSMPCSVSGEELTRLADAAHGYVGADLAAVCKEAGLHALRRALAASRHEASDRQLTGTVTVTLQDLRWAMSLVKPSAMREAAVDVPKVRWSDVGGMEEVKLKLKQAVEWPLRHPEAFTRMGIQPPRGVLLYGPPGCSKTMIAKALANESGLNFLAIKGPELLSKYVGESERAVREVFRKARAVAPSIVFFDEIDALASERGSSPGSGAVSDRVLAQLLTEMDGIEQLRDVTVLAATNRPDMIDKALMRPGRLDRIIYVPLPDAATRREIFSLQFGNMPVDGDVSVDELVTRTNKYSGAEVSRSAVLGSQDCEPSHKHSGHLPAPGDTMFYLGGLQMSSSQVKMDHNLLVLPQQYITEFLSMVRLFSDVLQAVVQLQLLTSEVNHTVLTTQKGSALVGFLTDVTVT